The Penicillium digitatum chromosome 6, complete sequence genome contains the following window.
ATCAATGGGATCACAACGACAGCacgccatgcttcttcatTTTTGGCAGCTCGGACAATACGTTCAACGAGGGCGTCTCCAATGAGGTTCTCGATCTTCCGGCCGTCAATCTCGCAAGTgctgatgaagaactgaTTCTCGATATAGACGAAATGGTCGGATTCCTCAATCAATTTCACATAGGCATTCATGATGCTGTGCTCGACAACATCAGGTGTTCCAGTTGACCACATGCTGCTAGAACGGAGAATTTGTACCTCACAAGTTCCATCAAGACCCAAAGCTTCCAAATCAGCGGGATTGAAATCAGGTGGCGGCAAGAGGAAGGGCGTTGGCCGCGTGGGCTTTCGCTGACGGAGAATGTAGTTCCAGCGCTGCACGAAATGACGAGTAAGATCCCGAGCCGGCTGGCCCACGACATGCATAGAAATGTCGTGCCACGGCATCCGTGGCACGACATTGCGATCATACATCTCCTCATACGGCTTATCCAGGTCATAGAAATCTTGAATTCTAGGATTGGAGTAGTCCTTGCCCGGCCAGAGTTGACAATGATCTGCATCCTTGGGGCCATCAGTAGTTTCAAAGCCAGTGGGCTTATCATCGGTCAGTGGATGCTGAGGAGTATCCCAACGCCCGAAGCACAGATCAATCCCCCCAACAAATGCGATGGTGTGATCAATAAGACAAAGCTTCTCGTGGTGAGCCCAGAAGAAAGTATTTTGCCGGAACTGATTTGGTGATCGTTGAACAAAGATATTGGGGTGAAGATCAAGGAGAGAgaacttggaatactccGAGTCGATGGGAATGGCGGAGTTGATGTTGCGATACATGATCACGAAGACTTTGACGCCTTCCCGAGCTTTCTGTTGTAGGAGACGGTCCAATCGCCATTTCTGGCTGATGGCAGCAGGCCGACGCATGTAAAGCTCTGGACTCAGCCACCAGTCATGAATATAAATAACATCCTTTGCCTGGTTGATTGCTCGTGAGACAACCCACATGTAATCTCGCGCGTCGACCAGCCACTGCGCAAAGCAGTTTAGTCTCACAGGCGCGAAACTATCGAACCGGTTGGGGTGCAACCATGGAGTATTGGCAACCATGAACCGAATCGAGTCTTCAAACTGTTGGAGTTGACGCTCATTCCGGGCCAGCAGTTTGAGCTTGCGTTCAGAGTTCTCAAGCCGGAGAGTGTGGTGCTGAGGGTGTCTCGCAGACTGCTTTGCAGACTGGGCAAGATCTTTTGGATTTTGCTTGCGAAGACTCAGTTTCGGTGTCTGAATCTTGAAATGGGCATCCACCAAGAAGACATCGTAAATGTTCATCTCCTCGGGGGAATCCACGCAGACTACATAGCTGTGTCTAACCAGAAACCACTTGGGCGAATGGCGCTTCTTGACCAGAGAGGGGTTGAGCGCCTTTCGGAAATCAAGACCCTTGGAGGACTGGATAATCAGGAATCCTTCTTTGCCATGGTAACTGCCTTCGGCGGCCAGACGGACACCGAGCGCTGACAGTTCCAAGAATTTGCACAGGCGATTGCTGTCAGCCCTAAAGATCAGGAATCTGATCATCTTTTGCAGATAGACCTCAAGCTTCTTTCGCTGTTTCCCAGGATATGTTTCTTTCCTGGCTCCCGACACACCTTCGTGGGTGGATGAAGGTCCTGCGGCTGAGTCTCCTTCTTGATCGGTGATGCTAGATTTTCTGCGAGCAAGTGGACCAGAGACACGAGGCTGGTGTGGTAGTTGGTTCTGCTTTTTCTTCGTCGGAGGCCTCTCTGTTCCACTCATCCCCTCTGCGCCGGTCTCATACCcaccttcttcatcttcatcttcgaaTTCACTTTCAAGGCCTCGCACACCTCGCATATAGGGGAAGGCACTTCTAGGGAATCGAGGGAGACTTGGGCTGTTCTCGCTCGTGCGTAGCTGAATGTACTTCTGAGTTCCCAGGTGAAGCTTATACTTGAGATGCAGATTGGCAAAGTCCCTTAAAGTGCGGAAGATGATCCATTTCATGCGAGTCATGCCACTTCCGTACTCCATATCGATTCGGAAGACTAGATGACGATCGCCGGAGTGGGAATCAATCCGGCTATCCGTAACACGAACTTTCAATTGCTCCAAAAGAATCGGGATTCTTCTACTGCCGTGCTCGTCTCGTTGGAACGCGCTGGCCAGTATAAGCGCAGCAGGCACGGCTGAAGCGAGTTCAGCAAGCAACTCTGCTGATTTTTTATTGTCCACTGCATTATCTGGCCTTCGTCGCTGCCCAATGAGTTTCAGACCAGCTTTAATTTGCTTCCATCGCTGAGCACTGGCACTGGTGCCACGCTCGGTTCGATGGCGTCTCCAGCTCGCCGTTAGGCTCTCATCGTTTCCAGATGGCCCGGCAAATCCGGTCAATCGCCTCAGGTTTCTCGGGCGCTGTTCGTCCGGATTAGCATCTGGGCGGTCAGTATAGCTGGCAACCCTAGTATTTGCCCATGGGCGGCTCCTCATCCGCCGGCTGAGCCTCTCACGACCTTCATCTTCCGAAACACCTTCGCGTTGCTGAGGTGTGAAGTCCGTAGTGCTTGCTCTTCGGGGGAACAGATTAGTGCGATAGTTCTCGAAAGGAGCAAATGAGGACGAGAAGTGGAACGAGGGTCTGCGCGTTGTTTTAGGCGTTGTGGGGGCGGTGTTAGAGCCAGCTTCTTCCTTCAAATGCTTCTTCCGCCGTTGcgtttttctcttttcccgAGGATCACGTTGCTCACCGCCGCTCTCTTCCGCGTCGGCATCGATCTCGCTACCCTCTTCTTCTAGGGGCTCTGGGAAGCGGAATTCCCCCCGTTCCGACCCCGGGGTAGCTATGTCGCCCGGAGCTGAGCGGAAGTCCGTACTCGCACCACTGGGAGATCGTGAATGTGACGCAAAATTTGGTGCAGTGGCGAGTAGCTTCAGTTTGCCGAATAACGATTGCCTTCCTTTGGGACCCTgatcatcatcgtcgccGTGTTCGGAGGCGGCTCGAGATTGCGGCCGGGAGTGGGACGCGTCGGGAGCCTCGGTATCTGTGTCTCTGAATTGTACACTTTGAGCACGAGATGGAGGGGATATTGCAGGGTTAGACAACTGGCGTTGATGGCGAGTCCATGGTTGGTGGTCCTCGGCTGACCGGTTTGGCGGTCGAGTGCTCAAGGATGACCTGCCCCTCGGTGAGCCATGCTTCAAGGATGATGGACGCGCATTTTCCTTGTCTCCTAGTATTCCACCTGTTTCATGATCGCCCGTAGACTGAATGGGCTGAGTCTGTTTGATCGAGGAGGGTTTCTTGGATTCAGTGGGAGAAGGTAACGGGGATGCCAATTTTGATTTGTTTGAAGCCAAATGGGGCTCTTGCTTCTTCGTATCAACCTTTAGCGATCCAGTTTCCACATCCTTGTGAATTGAAGAGGCCGACATGTTTGAATTCTGGGGCTAATGCACGGTGATCATCAGTTGCAGTTCACGGAGGGGGGAGATTAACCACATTTACTTCATACATACTCAATACACTGTCGAAACGGACCATGTACGGATCATCTTAGGAACAAAGTATAAGAAAATCCGAGTTAAAGAACGTGTGTTGACATTTAAAGGAGCATAGTTAAGTAAATTGGTTTACAGTGGAGTTCCCAGCTGTTCTCCGACTGGAGAAGATGCGGGCGGTCAGGGGAAAAAGGGGTTGGGCACGTTTGCAACATGGACATGCTAATAGTGGAGTACGTTCTTCTTCGCACAGACTATGTATCGAGATATTTAGAGATCTATATACCTGAGTATCTAGTATGGAATATGATATATTGAATGGGAAGTATTTTTTTGTAGAGAATTAAGTCTATCTGA
Protein-coding sequences here:
- a CDS encoding Phospholipase D1 (PLD1), putative, whose protein sequence is MVRFDSVLTPEFKHKQEPHLASNKSKLASPLPSPTESKKPSSIKQTQPIQSTGDHETGGILGDKENARPSSLKHGSPRGRSSLSTRPPNRSAEDHQPWTRHQRQLSNPAISPPSRAQSVQFRDTDTEAPDASHSRPQSRAASEHGDDDDQGPKGRQSLFGKLKLLATAPNFASHSRSPSGASTDFRSAPGDIATPGSERGEFRFPEPLEEEGSEIDADAEESGGEQRDPREKRKTQRRKKHLKEEAGSNTAPTTPKTTRRPSFHFSSSFAPFENYRTNLFPRRASTTDFTPQQREGVSEDEGRERLSRRMRSRPWANTRVASYTDRPDANPDEQRPRNLRRLTGFAGPSGNDESLTASWRRHRTERGTSASAQRWKQIKAGLKLIGQRRRPDNAVDNKKSAELLAELASAVPAALILASAFQRDEHGSRRIPILLEQLKVRVTDSRIDSHSGDRHLVFRIDMEYGSGMTRMKWIIFRTLRDFANLHLKYKLHLGTQKYIQLRTSENSPSLPRFPRSAFPYMRGVRGLESEFEDEDEEGGYETGAEGMSGTERPPTKKKQNQLPHQPRVSGPLARRKSSITDQEGDSAAGPSSTHEGVSGARKETYPGKQRKKLEVYLQKMIRFLIFRADSNRLCKFLELSALGVRLAAEGSYHGKEGFLIIQSSKGLDFRKALNPSLVKKRHSPKWFLVRHSYVVCVDSPEEMNIYDVFLVDAHFKIQTPKLSLRKQNPKDLAQSAKQSARHPQHHTLRLENSERKLKLLARNERQLQQFEDSIRFMVANTPWLHPNRFDSFAPVRLNCFAQWLVDARDYMWVVSRAINQAKDVIYIHDWWLSPELYMRRPAAISQKWRLDRLLQQKAREGVKVFVIMYRNINSAIPIDSEYSKFSLLDLHPNIFVQRSPNQFRQNTFFWAHHEKLCLIDHTIAFVGGIDLCFGRWDTPQHPLTDDKPTGFETTDGPKDADHCQLWPGKDYSNPRIQDFYDLDKPYEEMYDRNVVPRMPWHDISMHVVGQPARDLTRHFVQRWNYILRQRKPTRPTPFLLPPPDFNPADLEALGLDGTCEVQILRSSSMWSTGTPDVVEHSIMNAYVKLIEESDHFVYIENQFFISTCEIDGRKIENLIGDALVERIVRAAKNEEAWRAVVVIPLMPGFQNTVDSEGGTSVRLIMQCQYRSICRGETSIFGRLRALGIEPEDYIQFYSLRTWGKIGPQKALVTEQLYIHAKCMVVDDRAAIIGSANINERSMLGSRDSEVASIVRDTDMIMSSMNGKPYLVGRFPHTLRMRLMREHLGIDVDELMEHDFATEEELRKIQVAEGSEHPVENSERRNSASSAIERQEEREMVERRHRVQDEFLSRSEEMYSFNHDVDWEQGGNPNLKSNRKLTADPRVTENPDHRKDVEGDGADNLAVAAQAGLVVGRDSEIEPNGREALVSPIAPEGKGTIERPKSSQQKPPQTPSTRKDRRPGSPSETNPKSEILAHTPSQSSQGHGVNGSSSRESETGGTGLKMPKEENETPKHNHPSVPDLKRIFIDNDCMRDPIIDGFFLDTWQAVAEQNTKIYRSVFRCMPDSEVKNWKEYKEYATYGERFAEMQSHQSNKPGQPQQKQSGPPPAGASVSSPMSIASQMSFITPKAEGPQADPKSPQTIDEKVGSGNEAGRPQSEQLAKQQTLPFTDEKAAHKTESDPGLLANVPNGGTSDEKGVVAGEDVEKSRITPAHVDYSEAVNLNSTSQSRRRRRRATTIGSKRDPHGTDEYLDKGHAEDLLNNTQGHLIMWPYDWLEKEEQGGNWLYALDQISPLELYN